The Chryseolinea soli genome contains a region encoding:
- a CDS encoding AAA family ATPase, translating into MQFSSDVEAADALAAAYKKLKAEISTVVIGQDEVVRQVLTGIFCQGHSLLVGVPGLAKTLLVQTIALALDLEFKRIQFTPDLMPSDIIGAETMDRERNFKFVRGPVFANIVLADEINRTPPKTQAALLESMQEYSVTIAGTRYDLPRPFFVLATQNPIEQEGTYPLPEAQLDRFMFNIKLTYPSFKDEVEVVKATTSDEPKKISKVLSGEEIAYFQHLIRRVPVADNVIEYAVGLANKTRAGVTGGSAIANDYLEWGAGPRASQYLVLGSKCNAILNGKYSPDIEDVRAIAKPVLRHRIVRNFKAEAEGISVDDLIERLMNA; encoded by the coding sequence ATACAATTTTCTTCTGACGTAGAAGCGGCCGACGCCCTGGCCGCAGCCTATAAAAAACTCAAAGCAGAAATTTCCACCGTCGTCATTGGCCAGGATGAGGTCGTGCGGCAAGTGCTGACCGGCATTTTTTGTCAGGGGCATTCGTTGCTTGTCGGTGTGCCCGGGTTGGCGAAAACCTTGCTGGTGCAGACCATCGCGTTGGCGCTCGACCTGGAATTCAAGCGCATCCAATTCACGCCCGACCTCATGCCCTCCGACATCATTGGCGCGGAGACCATGGACCGCGAGCGCAATTTTAAATTTGTGAGAGGCCCTGTGTTTGCCAACATCGTGCTGGCCGACGAGATCAACCGCACGCCACCCAAAACACAAGCCGCCCTGCTGGAGTCGATGCAGGAGTATTCCGTGACCATTGCCGGCACGCGCTACGACTTGCCCCGCCCGTTCTTTGTGTTGGCCACGCAAAACCCCATCGAACAGGAAGGAACGTATCCGCTACCCGAAGCGCAGCTGGACCGTTTCATGTTCAATATCAAGCTCACCTATCCCTCGTTCAAAGACGAAGTGGAGGTAGTGAAAGCCACCACCTCAGACGAACCGAAGAAGATCAGCAAAGTGCTTTCTGGCGAAGAGATCGCCTATTTCCAGCACCTCATCCGTCGCGTGCCCGTGGCTGATAATGTGATTGAATATGCCGTGGGCCTGGCCAACAAAACCCGCGCGGGTGTGACCGGCGGCTCGGCCATCGCCAACGACTACCTGGAGTGGGGCGCCGGACCCCGTGCTTCTCAATACCTGGTGTTGGGCTCGAAATGCAACGCCATCCTTAACGGCAAATACTCACCCGACATCGAAGACGTCCGGGCCATCGCCAAACCCGTGCTGCGCCATCGCATCGTCCGCAATTTCAAGGCGGAGGCGGAAGGCATCAGCGTGGACGACCTCATCGAAAGATTGATGAACGCTTAA
- a CDS encoding ATP-binding protein, which produces MNYKFKVGCSIENLKGVRDFIRGSLKNHNISELEISEIVLALDEMCSNLMIHAHQCNPDDLFELVINVEQNHPLVFELIDDGTVFDINEFNTPALDNIVHEKRKGGLGIRLVKSIMDKIEYQKTGGRNICRLVKTVHFI; this is translated from the coding sequence ATGAACTATAAGTTTAAAGTTGGGTGCAGTATAGAGAACCTGAAGGGGGTCAGAGATTTCATCAGGGGATCGTTGAAGAACCATAACATCTCCGAATTGGAGATCAGCGAGATCGTGCTCGCCCTGGACGAGATGTGTTCCAACCTCATGATCCACGCGCACCAATGCAACCCCGATGACCTCTTCGAGTTAGTGATCAATGTAGAACAAAACCACCCCCTCGTTTTCGAACTCATCGACGACGGAACGGTTTTCGATATCAACGAATTCAACACCCCCGCCCTGGATAACATCGTGCACGAAAAACGGAAGGGAGGCTTAGGCATCCGCCTGGTGAAATCCATCATGGACAAGATAGAATATCAAAAAACCGGTGGCCGGAATATCTGTCGCCTGGTCAAGACCGTTCACTTTATTTAA
- a CDS encoding STAS domain-containing protein yields the protein MIHIKRLQEDGADVIALVGEIDASSSIELDLAIAKSVGEGFSKILIDCSALEYISSAGLGVFMSYIEEFKDRNIKMVLFGMSDKVANTFSILGLNELLHIGKDKVQAKQIVNEL from the coding sequence ATGATCCACATTAAAAGACTACAGGAAGACGGCGCCGACGTGATCGCGCTCGTGGGCGAAATAGACGCCAGCTCTTCCATTGAGCTTGACCTGGCAATAGCCAAAAGTGTGGGGGAAGGATTCTCCAAAATACTGATCGACTGCAGTGCTTTGGAGTATATCTCTTCGGCGGGCCTCGGCGTATTCATGTCCTACATCGAAGAGTTCAAGGACCGCAACATTAAAATGGTTTTATTCGGAATGAGCGATAAAGTAGCCAATACGTTCAGTATCCTGGGACTTAACGAGCTTCTGCACATCGGGAAAGATAAAGTTCAAGCTAAGCAAATCGTCAATGAACTATAA
- the guaB gene encoding IMP dehydrogenase, with protein sequence MPLDTSKFLFEALTYDDVLLVPAYSEVLPRDTDTSSKLTPNISLNIPLVSAAMDTVTEAELAIAVAMEGGLGFIHKNMKIELQAEQVRKVKRSQSGLILDPVTLTINSTVREAENIMREFKIGGIPIVDGNSKLVGIITNRDLRFQKDMNVPVEKIMTKDNLITAAEGITLEQAEGTLKKYKIEKLPIVSKKGKLIGLITFKDIQKKKNKPTACQDKFGRLRVGAAVGVTPDILDRIDALKAAGVDVISIDTAHGHSKGVMEAAKRVKKKYPELDLIVGNIATGEAAKALAKVGADAVKVGVGPGSICTTRIVAGVGLPQLSAVYEASKALKGSNVCVIADGGIRFSGDIVKAIAAGADSVMIGSLLAGTEEAPGEVIIYEGRKFKSYRGMGSLEAMEDGSKDRYFQDVEDDVKKLVPEGISGRVPFKGLVSEVLYQLTGGLRAGMGYCGAKNIEKLKLAKFVKITAAGVTESHPHDVSITREAPNYSRK encoded by the coding sequence ATGCCACTCGATACATCCAAATTTCTCTTTGAAGCGCTTACGTATGACGATGTGCTTCTTGTTCCTGCCTACTCTGAAGTACTGCCCCGCGACACCGACACGTCAAGCAAGCTCACTCCCAACATTTCCCTGAACATCCCCCTGGTATCTGCCGCGATGGACACGGTAACGGAAGCCGAATTGGCCATTGCCGTCGCCATGGAAGGCGGTCTGGGGTTCATCCACAAAAACATGAAGATCGAGTTGCAGGCCGAGCAGGTGCGCAAGGTGAAGCGCTCGCAAAGCGGTCTCATCCTCGACCCGGTGACCCTTACCATCAACTCCACCGTTCGCGAAGCTGAAAACATCATGCGCGAGTTCAAGATCGGGGGCATTCCCATCGTCGATGGCAACAGCAAACTGGTGGGCATCATCACCAACCGCGATTTGCGTTTCCAGAAGGACATGAACGTGCCCGTGGAAAAGATCATGACAAAAGACAACCTGATCACGGCCGCCGAGGGCATTACCCTCGAACAGGCCGAAGGCACGTTGAAGAAATATAAGATCGAAAAGCTGCCCATCGTCAGCAAAAAAGGCAAGCTCATCGGCCTGATCACCTTCAAAGACATCCAGAAGAAAAAGAATAAGCCCACGGCCTGCCAGGACAAGTTTGGCCGGCTCCGGGTGGGTGCCGCAGTGGGCGTGACTCCTGACATCCTCGATCGCATCGATGCCTTGAAAGCTGCCGGTGTGGACGTGATCAGCATCGACACCGCCCACGGTCACAGCAAAGGTGTGATGGAAGCTGCCAAACGCGTGAAGAAAAAATACCCCGAACTCGACCTCATCGTGGGCAACATCGCCACCGGTGAAGCGGCCAAAGCGCTGGCCAAGGTAGGCGCCGACGCCGTGAAAGTGGGTGTTGGCCCCGGCAGTATTTGCACCACCCGCATCGTTGCCGGTGTCGGGCTTCCTCAACTCTCCGCTGTATACGAGGCATCGAAAGCCCTGAAAGGCTCCAACGTCTGCGTTATTGCCGACGGTGGCATCCGTTTCTCCGGCGACATTGTAAAAGCCATCGCTGCCGGCGCCGACAGCGTGATGATCGGTTCCCTGCTGGCCGGCACCGAAGAGGCACCGGGTGAGGTGATCATCTATGAAGGCCGCAAATTCAAATCCTACCGTGGCATGGGCTCCCTCGAGGCCATGGAGGACGGCTCCAAGGACCGTTATTTCCAGGATGTGGAAGACGACGTGAAGAAGCTCGTGCCCGAAGGCATTTCCGGCCGCGTTCCTTTCAAAGGATTGGTATCGGAGGTGCTCTATCAACTCACCGGCGGGTTGCGTGCCGGCATGGGCTACTGCGGTGCCAAGAACATCGAGAAGCTAAAGCTGGCCAAATTTGTAAAGATCACGGCCGCCGGCGTAACCGAAAGCCACCCGCACGACGTGAGCATCACCCGGGAGGCGCCCAACTATAGCCGCAAATAG
- a CDS encoding GAF domain-containing SpoIIE family protein phosphatase gives MRSKAITRLLFTVGVITWLALVFTDISILFSTTSGIKPEVPVWLPGIILNLFILSLFYYYKLKIERDEVLNFVDLLWRVFATGLISTVISLGLRVVDHLLGSPAITSRSAFNIVFNDLIYLINLGLMIGFLMMGYSAWKRLILYQKSKWLLRLWAFFEVGLLISLLYNTFRFPQVRWLHVTLLTIFVVVGLILSGNMKWVAFLNFRQKWTSLLLLLLTIFYLFYSFFTNQSLSDSIVKVSENFTDYHSHIFIFSLMVFVTVYSIFSFLVILFNLPTTSVFEQKLEEVVNFQRISQSIQTEQSEESVYNILLETSVSSVFADAAWLEINSNAHEHKLFTYKITDKESHDIINHLNAHNIKGVFDQGSEKTKNLSKHLATLKGSRFRSILAFPIYVKGDNIGTLALLKELPDGFNKEMTKIVSTFSNQAGISIENFRLMEEALQNERYKEELKIAKMVQKSLLPTLLEQDHDFDVAAFSESADEVGGDYYDTLRINDHLVSIIIADVSGKGTTAAFHMSQMKGIFHSLAQRDIEPDDFMVQANQALVYCLERGSFISATYFIINTQTKKVRYARAGHCPVLYYHADRELTEYFKDKGVALGMVRNKSYSNFIQANEFAYKPGDMMILYTDGVTEAKDAKGEEFGYERLAAMVCDLRDLTPAQAQDHMIHKLYEFSGTENIDDDYTTMIVKFKS, from the coding sequence GTGCGTTCCAAAGCAATTACCAGGCTCTTGTTTACCGTGGGTGTCATCACCTGGCTGGCCTTGGTGTTTACGGACATTTCCATCCTGTTCAGCACCACCAGTGGCATTAAGCCGGAAGTGCCCGTTTGGTTGCCGGGGATCATCCTGAACCTGTTTATTCTTTCGCTTTTCTACTACTACAAGCTCAAGATCGAGCGCGACGAGGTTTTGAACTTCGTGGACCTGCTCTGGCGCGTGTTTGCCACGGGGTTGATCTCCACGGTGATCTCACTGGGGTTGCGCGTGGTCGATCACTTGTTGGGCAGTCCGGCCATCACCTCGCGGTCGGCTTTCAATATTGTTTTTAACGACCTGATCTACCTGATCAACCTCGGTCTCATGATCGGCTTCCTCATGATGGGCTACAGCGCCTGGAAGCGACTCATCCTCTACCAAAAATCGAAATGGCTGTTACGGCTGTGGGCATTTTTCGAGGTGGGCCTGTTGATCTCGCTGCTGTATAACACCTTCCGCTTTCCCCAGGTGCGTTGGCTCCACGTCACGTTGCTGACCATCTTCGTGGTGGTGGGCCTGATCTTGTCGGGGAACATGAAGTGGGTGGCGTTTTTGAACTTCCGCCAGAAGTGGACCAGCCTCCTGTTGTTGCTGCTCACGATCTTCTACTTGTTCTACAGCTTTTTTACAAACCAGTCGTTGTCGGACAGCATCGTCAAGGTTTCGGAAAACTTTACCGACTACCACAGTCACATTTTCATTTTTTCGCTCATGGTCTTTGTGACCGTGTACAGCATTTTTTCATTCCTCGTTATTTTATTCAACCTTCCGACAACCTCCGTCTTCGAACAGAAACTGGAGGAGGTGGTGAACTTTCAGCGCATCAGTCAATCCATTCAAACCGAGCAAAGCGAAGAAAGCGTCTACAATATTTTACTGGAGACTTCCGTTAGTTCCGTGTTTGCCGACGCGGCGTGGCTGGAGATCAACAGCAATGCCCACGAACATAAACTCTTCACCTATAAGATCACCGATAAGGAGTCGCACGACATCATCAATCACCTGAACGCGCACAACATCAAAGGGGTGTTCGATCAGGGAAGCGAGAAGACCAAAAATTTATCGAAACACCTGGCCACGCTGAAAGGTTCGCGTTTCCGTTCCATCCTGGCATTTCCCATCTATGTAAAGGGAGATAACATTGGAACCTTAGCGCTGTTAAAAGAGTTACCAGATGGATTCAATAAGGAAATGACCAAGATCGTTTCCACTTTCTCCAACCAGGCGGGAATTTCCATCGAGAACTTCCGGTTGATGGAGGAAGCCCTGCAGAACGAACGTTACAAGGAAGAGCTGAAGATTGCCAAAATGGTGCAAAAGAGCTTGCTTCCTACCCTGTTGGAGCAGGATCACGATTTCGATGTCGCTGCATTTTCAGAATCTGCCGATGAAGTGGGTGGTGACTATTATGACACGTTGCGCATAAACGATCACCTGGTTTCCATCATCATCGCCGACGTGTCGGGCAAGGGCACGACGGCGGCGTTTCACATGTCGCAAATGAAAGGGATCTTTCATAGCCTGGCCCAGCGCGACATCGAACCCGACGATTTTATGGTACAAGCCAACCAGGCGCTGGTCTACTGCCTGGAGCGTGGCTCGTTTATTTCGGCCACGTATTTTATTATCAACACCCAAACCAAGAAGGTACGCTATGCCCGTGCAGGACACTGCCCGGTGTTGTATTATCATGCCGACCGCGAACTGACCGAATACTTCAAAGACAAGGGGGTGGCCCTGGGCATGGTGCGCAACAAGAGCTATAGCAACTTTATCCAGGCCAACGAATTTGCGTATAAGCCGGGCGATATGATGATCCTCTACACCGACGGTGTAACGGAGGCCAAAGACGCCAAAGGCGAGGAGTTTGGCTACGAGCGTCTGGCGGCTATGGTATGCGATTTACGCGACCTGACGCCCGCCCAGGCCCAGGACCATATGATCCACAAATTGTATGAATTCTCGGGTACGGAAAATATCGACGACGACTATACGACTATGATTGTAAAATTTAAATCCTGA
- a CDS encoding peptidylprolyl isomerase: MKSVRIIKFAGLVVMACLAMSAYAQEPATSEPPTGGESPTGGESTGESNSFVVDKIIAKVDNYIVTKSELEQAYQDYVTNGGSPSAQAKCSYLAMLVRNKLMLAKAEIDSVVVLDGEVDLNTQNRMDMIVSQSGRSVNDLEELYGKTLEQVKLELREQVREQMIVSKMEEEMTKGVAVTPSEVKRFFSKIPKDSLPYISASVEVAQIVRIAKVSEAQKSITRGELMDLRKRILAGEDFAELARKNSDDPSVIQNGGEMGWSGRGRMVPEYEAMAFKLKPNEISMPFSSPFGMHIMQLIERRGSEYNSRHILISPKPSKKDLQDATRYLDSIRTLVVNDSIKFQKAAKEFSDDVPTKGNGGFFSDRDGGTRLTVDELDPIIFFKLDSMTVGEISQPIAYRTDDGKDAVRILFYKGRVAPHEASLEQDWTKIQAATLAEKKDKILQKWFQKARTDVFINIDPTYDNCGLLDERR, translated from the coding sequence ATGAAGAGCGTACGGATTATAAAATTTGCAGGGCTGGTAGTGATGGCGTGTTTGGCCATGAGCGCCTATGCGCAGGAGCCTGCCACCAGCGAGCCCCCGACCGGAGGCGAAAGCCCCACGGGCGGAGAGAGCACCGGTGAAAGCAACAGCTTTGTAGTGGACAAGATCATTGCCAAAGTAGATAACTACATCGTGACCAAATCGGAACTGGAGCAAGCCTACCAGGACTACGTGACCAACGGTGGTTCGCCTTCGGCACAAGCGAAGTGTTCGTACCTGGCCATGCTGGTGCGCAACAAGCTCATGCTGGCCAAAGCCGAGATCGACTCGGTGGTGGTGCTGGATGGCGAAGTGGATCTGAACACGCAGAACCGCATGGACATGATCGTGTCGCAATCGGGCCGGTCGGTAAATGACCTCGAAGAATTGTACGGCAAAACCCTGGAACAAGTGAAGCTGGAGTTGCGCGAGCAGGTGCGTGAGCAAATGATCGTTTCCAAAATGGAAGAAGAAATGACCAAGGGCGTGGCCGTTACCCCATCGGAAGTGAAGCGGTTTTTTTCTAAGATCCCGAAAGACAGTTTGCCCTACATCTCCGCATCGGTGGAGGTGGCACAGATCGTGCGCATTGCCAAGGTCAGCGAAGCACAAAAAAGTATTACCCGGGGCGAGCTCATGGACCTCCGCAAGCGGATATTGGCCGGCGAAGATTTTGCCGAACTGGCCCGCAAGAATTCCGACGACCCCAGCGTGATCCAGAACGGTGGCGAAATGGGCTGGTCGGGTCGCGGGCGCATGGTTCCGGAGTATGAGGCCATGGCCTTCAAGTTAAAACCCAACGAGATCTCGATGCCCTTCAGCTCCCCTTTCGGTATGCACATCATGCAACTGATCGAGCGCCGTGGAAGCGAATATAACTCGCGCCACATCCTCATCTCGCCAAAGCCTTCGAAAAAAGATCTTCAAGATGCCACCCGCTACCTCGATAGCATCCGGACACTGGTCGTAAACGACAGCATCAAGTTCCAAAAAGCAGCAAAGGAATTTTCAGACGACGTGCCCACCAAAGGCAACGGAGGTTTCTTTAGCGACCGCGACGGCGGCACACGCCTCACCGTGGATGAACTGGACCCCATCATTTTCTTCAAGCTCGATTCCATGACCGTAGGTGAGATCTCGCAACCCATTGCCTACCGGACCGACGACGGCAAAGACGCCGTACGCATTTTGTTCTACAAAGGCCGGGTAGCCCCCCACGAGGCCTCGTTGGAGCAAGACTGGACAAAAATTCAAGCGGCCACGTTGGCTGAGAAAAAAGATAAGATTTTACAAAAGTGGTTTCAAAAAGCACGGACCGATGTGTTTATCAACATCGACCCGACCTACGATAATTGTGGACTATTAGACGAGCGACGATGA
- a CDS encoding amidohydrolase, with product MKKILTTAWLCASLVAVAQKTKMEVAKVIDSKYQTYSGVAKQIWDFAEVGYKEVKSSALLQETLKQAGFKVETGIAGIPTAFVASYGSGKPVIAILGEYDALPGISQDAVPEKKTIDGKTSGHACGHHLFGTASAAAAIEVKNWLIANKKPGTLRFYGTPAEEGGSGKVYMVREGLFNDVDVVLHWHPGDGNTAATGGSLANKNGKFRFYGTASHAAASPERGRSSLDAVEAMDVMVNMMREHVPQETRIHYVITRGGEAPNVVPAYAEVYYYVRHPKRDDVKAIWERIVKAAQGAALGTETRMEVEVTGGVYNMLPNETLAHIMDKNLHATGGYTYTPEEKEFGTKIQQTFTGTIPKLESSNEIEPFKIVEGPASTDVGDVSWVVPTVGLSTATWVPGTAAHSWQAVAAGGTSIGFKGMMVAAKALAFTAMDLFDSPQVIEESWKELRKRRGENFKYEALIGDRQPALNYRD from the coding sequence ATGAAGAAAATCCTCACCACCGCATGGCTATGCGCGTCGCTCGTCGCCGTGGCGCAGAAAACCAAAATGGAAGTCGCCAAAGTCATCGATTCTAAATATCAAACCTACTCCGGCGTGGCCAAACAGATCTGGGACTTTGCCGAGGTGGGCTACAAAGAAGTTAAAAGTTCGGCGCTGCTCCAGGAAACCCTTAAACAAGCAGGCTTCAAAGTGGAAACCGGCATCGCGGGCATCCCCACGGCCTTCGTCGCTTCTTACGGTTCCGGCAAGCCGGTGATCGCCATCCTGGGAGAATACGATGCCTTGCCCGGCATTTCGCAAGACGCTGTTCCCGAGAAAAAAACCATCGACGGAAAAACCTCCGGTCATGCCTGCGGCCATCATTTGTTTGGCACGGCTTCGGCGGCGGCCGCCATTGAAGTAAAGAACTGGCTGATCGCCAACAAAAAACCAGGCACCCTGCGATTCTATGGCACGCCCGCCGAGGAAGGCGGCTCCGGCAAAGTATACATGGTCAGAGAAGGCCTCTTCAACGATGTTGACGTCGTGCTCCATTGGCACCCCGGCGATGGCAATACGGCAGCTACCGGCGGCTCGTTGGCCAACAAAAACGGCAAGTTCAGATTCTATGGCACCGCCTCGCACGCCGCAGCCTCTCCCGAGCGCGGCCGCTCGTCGCTGGACGCCGTGGAAGCCATGGACGTTATGGTGAACATGATGCGCGAACACGTGCCCCAGGAAACCCGCATTCACTACGTGATCACCCGCGGTGGCGAAGCGCCCAATGTCGTACCCGCGTATGCCGAAGTATATTATTACGTACGCCATCCCAAACGCGACGACGTAAAAGCGATCTGGGAGCGTATTGTGAAAGCCGCACAGGGCGCTGCGCTCGGCACCGAAACGCGCATGGAAGTGGAAGTAACGGGTGGGGTATACAACATGCTGCCCAACGAGACGCTGGCGCACATCATGGACAAAAACCTGCATGCCACCGGCGGCTACACCTATACGCCAGAAGAAAAAGAATTCGGCACCAAGATCCAGCAAACGTTCACCGGCACGATCCCGAAACTGGAGAGTTCCAACGAAATTGAACCCTTTAAAATTGTGGAAGGCCCCGCCTCCACCGACGTGGGCGATGTGAGTTGGGTGGTTCCAACGGTTGGTCTATCCACGGCCACCTGGGTTCCGGGCACGGCCGCCCACAGTTGGCAGGCCGTTGCTGCCGGCGGCACCAGCATTGGTTTCAAAGGCATGATGGTAGCCGCGAAGGCCCTTGCCTTTACGGCCATGGACTTATTTGATTCTCCTCAGGTGATTGAAGAATCCTGGAAAGAGCTAAGAAAAAGAAGGGGCGAAAATTTTAAATACGAAGCCTTGATCGGCGATCGTCAGCCGGCGCTGAATTACCGCGATTGA
- a CDS encoding peptidylprolyl isomerase, which yields MLLCSALLSVSVAQTPAKPITVFSVGGKPVNSDEFLYLYKKNHPNKATDYTTEKIDEYLALFINFKVKVDEAKRRGMDTTAAFLKEYNSYKDELRKPYLPDAKLIDSLVRLTYERTKEEIRASHILISVSPDPSPEDTLKAYKKITDVRNRILSGIDFAEAAATFSEDPSAQANRGDLGYFTALQMVYPFETAAYQLKVGEISQPVRTRFGYHLVKVTDRRPSPGTVEVSHIMLRTGDGKDNEKVKNTIFGLYDQLQAGVKWEELCKQYSEDPSSKDNGGRLRPFGPREMSGVPEFEKVAFSLRKPGELSDPFQSQYGWHIIRLEKKIPVPTLEEATPALKAKVARDERSEVSKQALQAKLKQQYQFKENTAAKAAVMGLADSSLMKGTWKAPALKTEKETLFTLMGKPHNIKDFLVYAQKNQRANIQAPRKYFEDLYNHYVEASIMPLVEEKIKARNPDYSFLLREYYEGILLFEIMEKEVWNKASQDSVGQKAYFEAHKADYTAGDRVKAAFYSGSVGDFMTPLRELILKGDEAKVQETVILRKLKTEAGYYKKEDKAVLQKMPWTKGVYPAENNGIYYLAWLKEILPPGFMAFEEARPQVISDYQTFLEKKWLEQLKKKHTVKVNEKGKKFISEQLQAK from the coding sequence ATGCTACTCTGCAGTGCACTTCTTTCGGTAAGTGTCGCCCAAACCCCCGCCAAACCCATCACCGTTTTTTCAGTAGGGGGGAAGCCCGTTAACTCCGATGAGTTTCTCTATCTCTACAAAAAGAACCACCCCAACAAAGCCACCGATTACACAACCGAAAAGATCGACGAATACCTCGCGCTCTTCATCAATTTCAAAGTAAAAGTCGACGAAGCCAAGCGCCGCGGCATGGACACCACCGCCGCGTTCCTGAAAGAATACAATTCCTATAAAGACGAGCTACGGAAGCCCTACCTGCCCGACGCCAAATTGATCGACAGCCTCGTTCGCCTCACCTACGAGCGCACGAAAGAAGAGATCAGGGCCTCGCACATTCTCATCAGCGTGTCACCCGATCCTTCACCCGAAGACACGCTCAAAGCCTACAAGAAGATCACCGACGTGCGCAACCGGATCTTGTCGGGCATCGATTTCGCGGAGGCGGCCGCTACGTTTTCAGAGGATCCTTCGGCCCAGGCCAATCGCGGCGACCTGGGCTATTTCACGGCCCTGCAAATGGTGTATCCCTTCGAAACAGCAGCCTATCAGTTGAAAGTGGGCGAAATAAGCCAGCCCGTAAGGACACGGTTTGGCTACCACCTGGTGAAGGTGACCGACCGGCGTCCATCGCCCGGCACGGTAGAAGTGTCGCACATTATGCTGCGCACCGGCGACGGAAAAGACAACGAGAAAGTGAAGAACACCATCTTCGGCCTCTATGACCAATTGCAGGCCGGCGTGAAGTGGGAGGAGCTTTGCAAACAATATTCGGAAGACCCCAGTTCGAAAGACAACGGCGGCAGGCTTCGGCCGTTTGGTCCGCGCGAAATGTCGGGTGTGCCGGAGTTTGAGAAGGTGGCCTTCAGCCTGAGAAAGCCTGGCGAATTGTCGGATCCCTTTCAAAGTCAATACGGCTGGCACATTATCCGCCTGGAGAAAAAGATCCCGGTGCCCACCCTCGAGGAGGCAACGCCTGCCCTGAAAGCCAAGGTAGCCCGCGACGAGCGGAGCGAAGTGTCGAAACAAGCCCTGCAAGCAAAATTGAAGCAGCAATACCAATTCAAGGAAAACACGGCGGCCAAGGCTGCGGTTATGGGCCTGGCCGATTCATCGCTGATGAAAGGCACCTGGAAGGCGCCCGCGTTGAAAACGGAAAAGGAGACCCTGTTCACCCTCATGGGCAAGCCCCACAACATAAAGGACTTCCTGGTGTATGCTCAGAAGAATCAACGCGCCAACATCCAGGCGCCCCGTAAATATTTCGAGGATCTTTACAACCATTATGTCGAGGCCAGCATCATGCCGTTGGTGGAAGAAAAGATCAAGGCCCGGAACCCCGACTACAGTTTCCTTTTGAGGGAGTATTACGAAGGCATCTTGTTATTCGAGATCATGGAAAAGGAAGTGTGGAACAAGGCCTCGCAGGATTCGGTTGGCCAAAAGGCCTATTTTGAGGCCCACAAGGCCGATTATACAGCCGGCGACCGGGTGAAAGCGGCGTTTTATTCCGGCAGCGTGGGCGATTTTATGACCCCGCTCCGCGAATTGATCCTGAAGGGTGACGAGGCGAAAGTCCAGGAAACGGTGATCCTGCGGAAGCTAAAAACGGAGGCCGGCTATTATAAAAAAGAAGACAAAGCCGTCCTTCAAAAGATGCCCTGGACCAAAGGCGTGTATCCCGCGGAAAACAATGGAATATATTACCTTGCGTGGCTAAAGGAGATACTGCCCCCCGGCTTTATGGCGTTTGAAGAAGCGAGGCCCCAGGTGATCTCGGATTACCAGACCTTTTTGGAGAAAAAATGGCTGGAACAGCTCAAAAAGAAGCATACCGTAAAGGTGAATGAGAAAGGCAAAAAATTCATATCGGAACAACTTCAGGCAAAATAA
- a CDS encoding peptidyl-prolyl cis-trans isomerase yields the protein MKGTHAEGDAGRTPVARANDFYLYKDELAGITAPGTPPADSAKLVEAYINTWIRKQLLIQEASTKIDINEAQVERKILDYKYSIIAYEYQTYYVKQHLDTIVAPGEIATYYKDNIDNFILKQNIVQGVFIKVPKNAPRTGKIKELIYSEKDKDKRELKSYCLSFSSAYHISDSTWVVFDDLVKNSPLAEIPNKIQFLKSNPYYETSDETFLYFLKVGQYRISDNVSPLEFVKDDIQNIILNKRKVELAKQLEDEVFKEGQDHNEFEIFN from the coding sequence ATGAAGGGGACCCACGCCGAAGGCGATGCAGGACGGACGCCCGTGGCGCGGGCCAACGATTTTTATTTATACAAGGACGAGCTGGCCGGCATCACCGCCCCCGGCACTCCCCCCGCAGACAGCGCCAAACTGGTGGAGGCCTATATCAACACCTGGATACGCAAACAACTGCTCATCCAGGAAGCCTCTACAAAAATTGATATCAATGAAGCCCAGGTTGAACGAAAGATCCTGGACTATAAGTATAGCATCATTGCATACGAATACCAGACCTACTACGTGAAGCAACACCTGGATACCATCGTTGCACCGGGTGAGATCGCCACGTACTACAAGGACAACATTGATAATTTTATTTTGAAGCAAAACATTGTGCAGGGTGTATTCATTAAAGTACCAAAGAATGCGCCACGCACCGGCAAGATCAAGGAGTTGATCTATTCCGAAAAGGACAAGGACAAACGGGAGTTGAAGTCGTATTGCCTCAGCTTCTCGTCGGCGTATCACATATCCGACTCCACATGGGTGGTGTTTGACGACCTGGTGAAGAACTCTCCGCTGGCGGAGATCCCCAACAAGATCCAGTTCCTGAAATCGAACCCCTACTATGAAACGTCGGACGAAACGTTTTTATATTTCCTGAAAGTGGGCCAGTACCGGATCTCCGACAACGTGTCGCCGCTGGAATTTGTGAAGGACGATATTCAAAACATCATCCTCAACAAACGCAAAGTGGAACTGGCCAAACAACTGGAAGACGAAGTGTTTAAGGAAGGACAAGATCACAATGAGTTTGAGATTTTTAATTGA